The following proteins come from a genomic window of Plectropomus leopardus isolate mb chromosome 11, YSFRI_Pleo_2.0, whole genome shotgun sequence:
- the LOC121949678 gene encoding small VCP/p97-interacting protein codes for MGMCLPCLGGAADDVVVTPDPETRRRQLAEAAEKRQKETTYRGVKNPEAVERKKKKQEEMEKQAMTTSVSGGGGGGLKWQVG; via the exons ATGGGGATGTGCTTACCGTGCCTTGGTGGAGCAGCGGACGACGTTGTTGTCACTCCAGATCCG gagacaaggagacgACAATTAGCTGAAGCCGCTgagaagagacaaaaagag ACAACATACAGGGGTGTTAAAAATCCAGAGGCGGtcgagagaaaaaagaaaaaacaagaagaaatggaaaaacaggCAATGACCACCTCTGTGTCTGGTGGTGGCGGCGGCGGGTTGAAg tgGCAGGTGGGCTGA